One Rosa chinensis cultivar Old Blush chromosome 3, RchiOBHm-V2, whole genome shotgun sequence DNA window includes the following coding sequences:
- the LOC112195029 gene encoding BEL1-like homeodomain protein 1, with product MATYFHGNSEIQPPDGGLQTLVLMNHGGYVQYSDSTQQQQSPSAATNQLVFLNSAGANPLAQGSTLPHAPPSHTQQFVGIPLPTVSSQDPSNSQSMHPHHDMAALHAFMPRIQTQYALWNSIDPSARETPRAQQGLSLSLSSQQPGFGSFRGSDREVPTGEDIRVSSGSNSSASGVTNGVSGMQSVLLSSKYLKAAQELLDEVVNVGNGMRSDLPKKGNGNQSKAMAESSMAAAGDGSIGGDQDSGKRAVELSTAERQEIQMKKGKLISMLDEVDQRYRQYHRQMQMVISSFEQASGIGSARTYTALALQTISKQFRCLKDAITNQIRAANKSLGEEDCSGGKIEGSRLKYVDHQLRQQRALQQLGMIQHNAWRPQRGLPERSVSVLRAWLFEHFLHPYPKDSDKHMLAKQTGLTRSQVSNWFINARVRLWKPMVEEMYLEEVKENELNGSSEKMSKSNEDSASKSTPPQERSPATDQNQTNSTFNSKQETSTNHIAAPPSMSMSMSSASTSPTNIVRNQSGFSLIGSSELDGITQGSPKKPRSTELMHSPNSMMNHMDVKPQEVSNEQVSMKFGDERQSRDGYSFMGGQTNFIGNFGQYPIGEIGRFDADQFTPRFSGNGVSLTLGLPHCENLSLSGAHHQTFLPNQNIQLGRRVDHIGEPNDQFGTMNSSAPHSSAGFESIDIQNRKRFVAQLLPDFVA from the exons ATGGCGACGTACTTTCACGGTAACTCGGAAATCCAACCCCCCGACGGCGGCTTGCAGACTCTGGTTCTCATGAACCACGGCGGTTACGTCCAGTACTCGGATTCTACTCAACAGCAACAGTCACCGTCGGCAGCGACTAACCAGCTTGTCTTCCTCAACTCTGCTGGGGCCAATCCACTCGCTCAAGGCTCCACTCTCCCCCACGCGCCGCCCTCCCACACCCAGCAATTTGTCGGCATACCGCTCCCGACCGTGTCCTCTCAGGACCCCAGTAACTCGCAGTCCATGCATCCCCACCACGACATGGCTGCTCTCCACGCCTTCATGCCTCGCATTCAGACTCAGTACGCGCTCTGGAACTCAATCGACCCTTCCGCGCGTGAAACCCCACGCGCCCAGCAGGGTCTGTCCTTGAGTCTGTCGTCCCAGCAGCCCGGGTTCGGGTCCTTCCGTGGTTCTGATCGGGAAGTCCCGACTGGTGAGGATATCCGGGTTTCGAGCGGTTCCAACTCTTCGGCTTCGGGTGTGACTAATGGGGTTTCGGGTATGCAGAGCGTGTTGCTGAGCTCCAAGTACTTGAAGGCTGCACAGGAGCTTCTTGATGAGGTTGTGAACGTTGGAAATGGGATGAGGTCTGACTTGCCTAAGAAGGGTAATGGGAACCAGAGTAAGgccatggccgagtcttctatggcGGCCGCCGGAGATGGTTCGATCGGCGGTGATCAAGATAGTGGGAAGCGTGCTGTAGAGCTAAGCACTGCAGAGAGGCAGGAAATTCAGATGAAGAAGGGAAAGCTCATCAGCATGCTTGATGAG GTGGATCAAAGGTACAGACAGTACCATCGCCAGATGCAAATGGTAATTTCGTCGTTCGAGCAAGCATCCGGGATTGGTTCAGCAAGAACATACACTGCTCTTGCACTTCAAACAATCTCAAAGCAGTTCAGGTGCTTGAAAGATGCAATAACAAACCAAATTCGAGCCGCCAACAAGAGCTTAGGCGAAGAGGATTGCAGTGGGGGGAAGATTGAAGGTTCAAGGCTCAAATATGTTGACCACCAGCTCAGGCAGCAAAGAGCCCTCCAACAGTTGGGAATGATCCAGCACAATGCTTGGAGACCCCAAAGAGGATTGCCCGAAAGATCTGTTTCTGTTCTTCGCGCTTGGCTTTTCGAACATTTTCTGCACCC CTATCCAAAGGATTCAGACAAGCACATGCTTGCAAAACAAACCGGGCTTACTAGGAGCCAG GTTTCAAATTGGTTTATAAATGCTCGAGTTCGTCTGTGGAAGCCAATGGTGGAAGAAATGTACTTGGAGGAAGTCAAGGAGAATGAGCTCAATGGATCATCTGAGAAGATGAGCAAGAGCAATGAGGATTCTGCATCAAAGTCCACACCTCCACAAGAGAGAAGTCCTGCTACTGATCAGAACCAAACCAATAGTACTTTCAATTCCAAACAAGAGACTTCCACAAATCATATTGCTGCTCCTCCATCAATGTCAATGTCAATGTCCTCAGCTTCAACATCTCCCACAAACATTGTTCGGAACCAGTCCGGATTCAGCCTCATCGGGTCATCAGAATTGGATGGCATCACACAAGGTAGTCCAAAGAAGCCAAGGAGCACTGAATTAATGCATTCCCCAAATAGTATGATGAACCATATGGATGTCAAGCCTCAAGAGGTGAGCAATGAGCAAGTTTCTATGAAATTTGGGGATGAGAGGCAGAGCAGAGATGGCTACTCATTCATGGGAGGACAGACCAATTTTATTGGGAATTTCGGGCAATACCCAATTGGTGAAATTGGGAGGTTCGATGCAGACCAATTCACACCACGGTTCTCAGGCAATGGTGTCTCTCTCactcttggtcttcctcattgTGAAAACCTCTCCTTGTCTGGTGCCCATCACCAAACTTTTCTCCCAAACCAAAACATTCAATTGGGGAGAAGAGTTGATCACATTGGAGAACCAAATGATCAGTTTGGTACCATGAACAGTTCAGCTCCTCACTCTTCTGCCGGATTCGAAAGCATCGACATTCAGAATCGAAAGAGGTTCGTAGCACAATTGTTGCCAGACTTTGTGGCCTGA
- the LOC112192833 gene encoding BTB/POZ domain-containing protein At3g05675 has translation MSIVCNASMESPNCERRAPSRIGDRSNSDVVVRIRTQDARDEWFYCHSNILIEKSKYFADRLSDSWPTCQILDSRNCVEVYCQDSDFDYHVSVLRLLYVLVDGSVDDMCHGVKNALGILQVAVKLECPQIITACVKYLEAVSWEESEEEEILKIIPRMGPQAEPILDRLQPVTQSAIMGIFFSTIRFATSSPPPIMNDLKTSAQEQLEYMLTEDDDAPLLAADDEIKSEVKECAKRLFERFNYQLEALLCEMESFSDGGKILSFQSLLSDLSWACQILTKLEIMREFVCNWTDASDKIVMVVKHASPTAELIETKLKVIEVAAKVLEAIGYGTVILPTAKRLHMVNVWLPFVRVTKPFIDSAVAATDDDAPAFKMDGELWQSLESTFVSLILALPSTEQAEILTEWLQNEHIGYPDLTEAFEVWCYRSKVAKRRLSVIAVNHDKIGTH, from the exons ATGTCTATAGTGTGTAATGCTTCAATGGAGTCTCCT aATTGTGAAAGAAGGGCTCCTAGCAGGATTGGGGACAGATCAAACAGTGATGTTGTGGTGAGGATACGAACACAGGATGCCCGGGATGAATGGTTTTATTGTCACTCCAACATCCTCATAGAAAAGAGCAAGTATTTTGCTGATCGCCTCTCCGATAGTTGGCCAACTTGTCAAATTCTTGACTCGCGCAACTGTGTTGAGGTTTACTGCCAGGATTCAGACTTTGACTACCATGTCAGTGTTCTCCGTCTTCTCTACGTCTTAGTAGATGGCTCAGTTGATGACATGTGCCATGGTGTTAAAAATGCCCTTGGCATTCTCCAGGTGGCTGTCAAGCTTGAATGTCCCCAAATCATCACTGCTTGTGTGAAGTACTTGGAAGCAGTCTCCTGGGAAGAGtctgaggaggaggagatatTAAAAATCATACCGCGCATGGGCCCGCAAGCCGAACCTATTCTTGACCGCCTCCAACCAGTCACTCAATCTGCCATCATGGGGATTTTTTTCTCAACCATCCGGTTCGCCACATCTTCCCCTCCTCCAATCATGAATGATCTCAAGACTTCAGCCCAGGAGCAGCTTGAGTACATGCTAACTGAAGATGATGATGCCCCTCTTTTGGCAGCTGATGATGAGATAAAGTCTGAGGTAAAAGAATGTGCAAAGAGACTATTTGAAAGATTCAATTATCAGTTAGAAGCTTTGTTATGCGAAATGGAATCATTTTCTGATGGGGGAAAGATACTATCATTTCAATCGCTTTTGTCAGATTTGTCATGGGCATGCCAGATTTTAACTAAGTTGGAAATTATGAGGGAATTTGTCTGCAATTGGACAGATGCATCAGATAAAATAGTTATGGTCGTCAAGCATGCGAGTCCAACAGCTGAGTTAATTGAGACAAAGCTTAAGGTTATTGAGGTTGCAGCAAAGGTTCTAGAGGCAATAGGTTATGGCACTGTGATTTTGCCAACTGCAAAACGGCTTCATATGGTCAATGTATGGCTTCCGTTTGTGAGGGTTACAAAACCTTTTATCGATTCTGCAGTGGCAGCTACTGATGATGATGCTCCGGCATTTAAAATGGATGGTGAACTGTGGCAATCCTTGGAATCCACATTTGTTTCCCTAATTCTTGCACTGCCATCCACTGAGCAGGCAGAGATATTGACTGAATGGTTACAGAATGAGCATATTGGATATCCTGACCTGACTGAAGCATTTGAGGTGTGGTGTTACAGATCCAAGGTTGCAAAAAGAAGACTATCAGTGATTGCTGTGAATCATGACAAGATCGGTACACATTAG